The proteins below come from a single Mycolicibacterium sp. TY81 genomic window:
- a CDS encoding O-antigen ligase, with translation MATLAPRHRVTEAWSTRWIVGVLVVMVVMEIANISEVAAQYTKPPLFKTSMALGAVAVVFALRDTESRARLNRWTAIGVALVGVYLAGQLIAMVGTVDLTASQGVLWRSVVDLVYLLIILVLTQATGKPWTVAMAVAATLAVLSILTIVNYLSGGHLTFGGLASISQAQGQLITTQRFGGPYGDSNFWGRLLVLGLPMGWALAQRSRLAGNQLLSLFWLFTTVPMVIAVYLTQSRGTLLVAGLAVVLWFIASGKPAKLALIPLAIAVAFVIPGIGNRIIALGSDLFSADRKYDIDPSVLGRQASQEMAWQMFQQRPVFGFGPATFGGQVPFYTDRVSTAVHEGLVAPHNLYAQLLAESGVVGLITWLIMLGGVFTILALRISSDPISVDRALAAATLTGVVTWSVASIFLHLAYFRSFAIVLALACALGPAEPVPTAIKRRMLRTTATWMVAVIAGAAAAGVTMLTRTTPAVQAAQKAIVVPAGRLDGWSSYAMNVRARTAFLPTMAEVMHNTEAPAKIDVDPVRGILTFTVTGSDGDAARRNLANALAVARTRIDDNVGHMQYSIAAITDVQLEPVSLRSKVTIVYAAVWGLVIMVLTRLAIGLLARRFRVSNPELPTEAEHESAGAPA, from the coding sequence ATGGCTACGCTCGCGCCGCGGCACCGCGTAACCGAGGCCTGGTCCACGCGGTGGATCGTCGGCGTCCTCGTGGTCATGGTGGTCATGGAGATCGCCAACATTTCCGAGGTCGCTGCGCAGTACACAAAACCCCCGCTGTTCAAGACCAGCATGGCGTTGGGTGCGGTCGCGGTCGTTTTCGCCCTACGTGATACTGAATCCCGAGCACGACTCAATCGCTGGACAGCCATCGGTGTGGCCCTCGTCGGCGTGTACCTGGCCGGTCAACTGATCGCGATGGTGGGCACTGTAGACCTGACCGCATCACAAGGCGTCTTATGGCGATCCGTGGTGGATTTGGTCTATCTCCTGATCATCCTCGTACTCACCCAAGCCACCGGTAAGCCGTGGACTGTGGCGATGGCGGTGGCCGCCACCCTGGCGGTGCTGTCGATTCTGACGATTGTCAATTACCTGAGCGGCGGACATCTGACGTTCGGTGGGCTCGCTTCAATTTCGCAAGCACAAGGGCAATTGATCACAACCCAGCGTTTCGGCGGCCCCTACGGTGACTCGAATTTCTGGGGCCGCCTGTTGGTCCTCGGCCTTCCCATGGGCTGGGCATTGGCACAGCGCAGTCGCCTCGCCGGCAACCAGTTGCTCAGTTTGTTCTGGCTGTTCACCACCGTACCCATGGTGATCGCCGTCTACCTCACGCAATCGCGCGGCACGTTGCTGGTGGCTGGTCTCGCGGTGGTGTTGTGGTTCATCGCTTCGGGCAAGCCGGCCAAGCTCGCATTGATTCCCCTTGCCATCGCAGTGGCGTTTGTAATTCCTGGCATCGGCAACCGCATCATCGCGCTGGGAAGCGACTTGTTCAGCGCCGACCGTAAGTACGATATCGATCCGTCTGTACTCGGCCGCCAAGCATCACAAGAAATGGCCTGGCAGATGTTTCAGCAACGGCCCGTCTTCGGTTTCGGACCGGCTACGTTCGGCGGCCAAGTCCCCTTCTACACCGACAGAGTGTCTACCGCGGTTCACGAAGGACTCGTGGCCCCGCACAATCTGTATGCGCAACTGCTCGCCGAATCCGGCGTCGTCGGCCTGATCACCTGGCTGATCATGCTGGGTGGCGTGTTCACGATCCTCGCACTGCGGATCTCTTCGGACCCCATTTCGGTGGATCGGGCACTGGCAGCGGCGACGCTGACCGGCGTCGTCACTTGGTCGGTCGCCAGCATCTTCCTGCACCTCGCGTACTTCCGCTCGTTCGCGATCGTGTTGGCCCTGGCCTGCGCACTCGGGCCTGCCGAGCCGGTACCAACTGCGATCAAACGGCGGATGCTACGGACCACCGCAACGTGGATGGTCGCGGTGATCGCCGGCGCCGCAGCCGCCGGCGTCACCATGCTGACGAGGACCACGCCAGCAGTGCAGGCCGCCCAGAAGGCGATCGTGGTGCCCGCCGGCCGACTAGACGGGTGGTCCTCCTACGCCATGAACGTCCGTGCTCGCACAGCGTTCCTGCCGACGATGGCCGAAGTCATGCACAACACCGAAGCCCCTGCCAAGATCGACGTCGACCCGGTCCGCGGAATTTTGACCTTCACCGTCACGGGTTCCGACGGCGATGCCGCGAGACGAAACCTTGCCAACGCGCTGGCGGTGGCGCGTACCCGTATCGATGACAACGTTGGTCACATGCAGTACAGCATCGCGGCGATAACCGATGTACAGCTGGAGCCCGTATCTCTGCGGTCCAAAGTGACGATCGTCTACGCCGCGGTTTGGGGTCTGGTGATCATGGTGCTCACCCGACTCGCCATCGGTCTCCTTGCCCGCCGCTTCCGGGTCAGCAATCCCGAACTGCCGACCGAGGCTGAGCACGAGTCCGCTGGAGCACCAGCGTGA
- a CDS encoding glycosyltransferase family 4 protein — MTDNRTVLVEFSPSGGLFQFAAQLGAALADRGEHVELWTGPDPEITSEEARFLVRSVLPTWHPNDNDDAGGRLHYLLRRGTRAGRLVLAWLTLAVKLRRRPPRAVLFSQWRFTFEPWFVVAICKLLPRTVFAIVAHEPLPRSDAKDTSTPKQGHLLQASFAAAWRHMDAAFVLGPRTRQIVMEHWRPSCDVVVIPHGDSGVINRGRPVVPVTQTEPIALFFGTWTTYKGIDVLIEAFRRVKTGMPTARLVIAGAIGADVNGPELIAKAAAVGAETRPGYCAMDEVQNLFDSARVVVTPYIRASASGVAHLAYTFGRPVIGTTVGDLPAAIEDEVTGLLVPPNDPAMLATAILKLLQNPQSAATLGEAGRAAVQRSWAVAAAAISNELTAATELIGSTECEP; from the coding sequence GTGACGGACAACCGCACGGTGCTGGTCGAATTTTCCCCGTCGGGCGGCCTCTTCCAATTCGCTGCCCAACTCGGGGCGGCGCTGGCGGACCGTGGCGAACACGTTGAGCTGTGGACCGGTCCGGACCCCGAAATCACCTCCGAGGAAGCCAGATTTCTGGTCCGCTCGGTATTGCCCACCTGGCACCCCAATGACAACGACGACGCCGGTGGCCGTTTGCACTACTTGTTACGCCGTGGCACGCGCGCGGGTCGGCTTGTCCTGGCCTGGCTGACGCTGGCGGTCAAGCTGCGCCGGCGGCCGCCGCGCGCCGTGCTGTTCTCGCAGTGGCGGTTCACCTTCGAACCGTGGTTCGTCGTCGCAATCTGCAAGCTGCTGCCGCGCACAGTGTTCGCGATAGTCGCCCACGAACCGCTCCCCCGATCCGACGCGAAGGACACCAGCACCCCGAAGCAGGGACACCTGCTGCAGGCATCGTTCGCCGCCGCGTGGCGGCACATGGACGCTGCCTTCGTTCTCGGTCCGCGGACCCGGCAGATCGTCATGGAACATTGGCGGCCCAGCTGCGACGTCGTCGTCATTCCGCACGGCGACTCAGGCGTGATCAATCGAGGCCGCCCCGTGGTACCGGTCACCCAAACGGAACCGATCGCGCTGTTCTTCGGCACCTGGACCACCTACAAAGGCATCGACGTCCTGATCGAGGCCTTTCGCCGGGTCAAGACCGGCATGCCGACCGCCCGCCTGGTCATCGCGGGGGCGATCGGTGCCGACGTGAACGGCCCCGAACTGATTGCCAAAGCTGCAGCAGTCGGCGCGGAAACCCGTCCTGGCTACTGCGCGATGGATGAAGTGCAGAACCTCTTCGACTCCGCCAGGGTTGTTGTCACGCCCTACATCCGAGCCAGCGCAAGCGGCGTCGCGCACCTCGCGTACACGTTCGGTCGTCCGGTCATCGGCACCACCGTGGGCGATCTACCGGCCGCTATCGAAGACGAAGTGACCGGCCTGCTCGTGCCTCCGAACGACCCTGCGATGCTCGCCACAGCAATCCTCAAATTGTTGCAGAATCCCCAGTCAGCGGCCACACTCGGGGAGGCCGGGAGAGCCGCTGTGCAACGTTCCTGGGCTGTCGCAGCAGCCGCGATCAGCAATGAATTGACGGCGGCCACTGAACTGATCGGGTCGACAGAATGCGAGCCATGA
- a CDS encoding lipopolysaccharide biosynthesis protein — MTEPVSADPPEDTFPESAAAKAANLGKQTIWNYLVFAVSKSSTLLMTIVVARLLTPEEFGVFALALLLVNLFDYVKDLGVGPALVQVHHPWKRIAPTGLTLSIGIGAITGALLAATASSTARLLHHPDIAPLIQVLAVALGISALGVVPLSWMRRDLSFQRRLMPEFVGAVVKTALTIWFAATGHGVWSLVYGQIAGVSITTVMYWWSAPTFMAPRFQLSEARALLRFGIPVTGVTLLAYAIYNVDYLAIGTRLGTTELGLYTLAYRVPELVVLSLCSVISDVLFSSMSRLQHDRRAMSAQYQKALSVVVALTIPMGIGLAATARPLLETMYGTRYAAATHILVVLALYTTVYSASFHAGDVLKAAGRPGLLTAINAARLVLLIGPVWWAAGHSATLVAVALLSVEVVHFVIRMIVVRKVIPLGWASVLSVIGRPLAAAVPMGAALFGIDALHIRLPAPIQLAVLVLLGMIIYASALCLTAPQLVRPVVNRLAIMIRKGHP; from the coding sequence GTGACGGAACCAGTCTCGGCCGATCCGCCGGAAGACACATTTCCGGAGTCCGCGGCAGCCAAAGCGGCGAATCTTGGCAAACAGACGATCTGGAACTACCTCGTCTTTGCGGTGAGCAAGAGCTCCACGCTGTTGATGACGATCGTCGTCGCCCGCCTGCTCACTCCCGAGGAATTCGGCGTCTTCGCCTTGGCGTTGTTGCTGGTCAACCTATTCGATTACGTCAAAGATCTCGGCGTCGGCCCAGCGCTGGTGCAGGTTCACCACCCGTGGAAACGAATCGCCCCGACCGGATTGACCCTTTCGATCGGAATAGGCGCCATCACCGGTGCACTTCTCGCCGCGACGGCGAGCAGCACCGCACGCCTGCTTCACCACCCAGACATCGCGCCGCTCATTCAGGTCCTTGCTGTCGCCCTAGGGATTTCGGCACTCGGCGTCGTCCCACTGTCTTGGATGCGACGCGATTTGAGCTTTCAGCGACGCTTGATGCCGGAGTTCGTCGGGGCCGTTGTCAAGACAGCGTTGACCATCTGGTTCGCGGCGACCGGCCACGGCGTATGGAGCCTGGTCTACGGCCAGATTGCCGGTGTCTCGATCACCACGGTCATGTACTGGTGGAGCGCTCCGACCTTCATGGCGCCGCGATTCCAATTGAGTGAAGCACGGGCGCTACTTCGATTCGGCATCCCGGTAACCGGAGTCACACTGCTCGCGTACGCCATCTACAACGTCGACTACCTGGCCATCGGAACCCGGCTCGGCACAACCGAACTCGGCCTCTACACACTGGCGTATCGAGTGCCCGAGCTGGTCGTGCTCAGTCTGTGCTCGGTCATCAGCGATGTGCTGTTCAGTTCGATGTCGCGCCTGCAACACGATCGGCGGGCGATGTCGGCGCAGTATCAGAAGGCGTTGAGTGTGGTTGTCGCACTGACAATCCCGATGGGCATCGGCCTGGCCGCCACAGCGCGACCGTTACTGGAAACGATGTACGGCACACGGTATGCCGCCGCCACGCATATCCTTGTGGTGCTGGCGTTGTACACCACGGTTTACTCGGCTTCCTTTCATGCGGGAGACGTCCTCAAAGCGGCGGGCCGCCCCGGCCTGCTGACAGCCATCAATGCTGCCCGGCTCGTGCTGCTGATCGGGCCCGTCTGGTGGGCTGCGGGCCACAGCGCCACGTTGGTGGCCGTCGCGCTTCTCAGCGTGGAAGTCGTGCATTTCGTGATCCGAATGATCGTTGTTCGCAAGGTGATTCCCCTAGGGTGGGCATCGGTTCTCTCGGTGATCGGCCGCCCGTTGGCCGCGGCTGTCCCGATGGGCGCCGCGCTATTCGGTATCGACGCTCTGCATATCCGTCTACCAGCACCGATCCAGCTTGCCGTTCTGGTTCTACTGGGCATGATTATCTATGCTTCGGCATTGTGTCTCACCGCACCTCAGCTGGTTCGGCCAGTCGTCAACCGGCTGGCGATAATGATTCGAAAGGGCCATCCATGA
- a CDS encoding glycosyltransferase family 4 protein: protein MSVTLVSAVDPYPTDAGKKVVLAGFLEYFRERFGAGNVHYLLVGGRAQQAFPVTLHPLPRPSRRAALTAVSTRLPFGRSTLQESLLYSPDVARAVAAAIARIGPDFEIYDTIRMAQYADAARADWQLCYLDDLFSERYAAMLDAGNRYPDVTIRPLGNFEQHVPGPLRPLADSKLPQRMLLRMEGLLARRSEDRAALRFRRNLLVNDGEAARLRARVAHRGTADVMAVPPLVKPPPYRARQYGGAPEFVFVGLLSLPHNEDGVRAFLTDVWPLVLGRMPKARLRIIGRDCGPELAEIVGRQGESVTLEGYVADLTEVLSSAAGLVNYLRFGSGIKLKVIEALGRGLPVVSTNIGADGFATGTEHGVLVADQAEQFAEALCDLTDPARNRAVSEGARGQFGTMYARDAVFACYDQAFAIGR from the coding sequence GTGTCGGTGACTCTGGTCAGTGCCGTCGATCCGTATCCGACCGATGCCGGCAAGAAGGTGGTGCTGGCGGGTTTCCTGGAGTATTTCCGCGAGCGGTTCGGCGCGGGCAACGTGCATTACCTGCTCGTCGGCGGTCGCGCCCAGCAGGCGTTTCCGGTCACCCTGCATCCACTGCCGCGCCCGAGCCGAAGGGCGGCGCTGACTGCGGTGTCCACCCGCCTTCCGTTTGGACGATCGACCCTACAGGAATCTTTGCTGTATTCACCAGATGTGGCACGCGCAGTAGCTGCAGCGATAGCCCGCATCGGCCCTGATTTCGAAATCTATGACACGATTCGCATGGCGCAGTATGCCGATGCGGCGCGTGCTGATTGGCAATTGTGTTATTTGGATGACCTATTTTCCGAGCGATACGCAGCGATGCTCGATGCGGGCAATCGGTACCCGGATGTGACGATCCGGCCGCTCGGCAATTTCGAGCAGCATGTGCCCGGCCCATTGCGGCCGCTGGCCGACAGCAAGTTGCCGCAGCGGATGCTTCTGCGAATGGAAGGTTTGCTGGCTCGGCGCAGCGAGGATCGCGCGGCATTGCGGTTTCGTCGCAATCTGCTGGTGAACGACGGTGAAGCAGCCCGCTTGCGGGCTCGAGTCGCGCACCGCGGAACTGCCGACGTGATGGCGGTGCCTCCGTTGGTCAAGCCGCCGCCGTACCGTGCGCGCCAATACGGTGGAGCTCCGGAATTCGTGTTTGTCGGGTTGCTGTCACTACCGCACAACGAGGATGGCGTGCGTGCGTTCCTGACTGACGTTTGGCCTTTGGTGCTGGGCCGGATGCCGAAAGCGCGGCTGCGGATCATCGGGCGAGACTGCGGACCGGAGCTGGCCGAAATCGTGGGGCGGCAGGGCGAGTCCGTGACGCTGGAGGGATACGTCGCCGATCTCACCGAGGTCCTGTCATCGGCGGCAGGCTTGGTCAATTACCTGAGGTTCGGATCAGGTATCAAACTCAAAGTCATCGAAGCGCTGGGCCGGGGATTGCCTGTGGTGTCCACGAATATCGGTGCCGATGGGTTCGCCACCGGCACGGAACACGGGGTGCTGGTGGCCGATCAGGCCGAGCAGTTCGCCGAGGCCCTCTGTGACCTGACTGATCCTGCACGCAACCGCGCGGTATCGGAGGGCGCCCGTGGACAATTCGGCACGATGTACGCGCGCGACGCCGTCTTCGCTTGCTACGACCAGGCTTTCGCAATAGGCCGGTAA
- a CDS encoding glycosyltransferase: protein MSAKAIDYLVSRFPIISETFIVRELDALATGDERDVGLRSLFPSPDPQVHDIARPWVDKLAQPGMGRSIVGLSWALLHHPLITMSILADIVRGYGRRPALLLRALATVPIATAHARELHASGVARHIHAHYATYPALAAWICSRLAGVSYSVTVHAHDLYVDQSMLSRKLDGADFIVTVSEYNRRLLSKYTVTPVQVIHCGINTAAYQFRPRTIPERGAIRALCVASLQEYKGHEVLLRALSLGGPGVDRIELDLIGNGPLDNELQALAAQLGLSKRVRFQGGQSEAAVKQALADADLFVLPSIIAANGQMEGLPVALMEALASGIPTVSTSLSGIPELVVPEQTGLLARPADAQSLRDTLERLIASGPVLDDYARAGRRLVEQQFDIASTTAVLRALFAKV, encoded by the coding sequence TTGAGCGCCAAGGCGATCGACTACCTGGTGTCGCGATTTCCGATCATTTCGGAGACATTCATCGTCCGCGAGCTCGACGCCCTCGCAACCGGGGACGAGCGGGACGTCGGGCTGCGGTCGTTGTTCCCGTCTCCTGACCCACAGGTCCACGACATCGCGCGGCCATGGGTCGACAAACTGGCGCAGCCGGGCATGGGGCGAAGCATTGTCGGCCTGTCGTGGGCACTCCTGCACCACCCGCTGATCACCATGTCGATTCTGGCCGACATCGTGCGCGGCTACGGTCGACGGCCCGCATTGTTGCTGCGCGCCTTGGCTACCGTCCCGATCGCCACCGCTCATGCCCGAGAATTGCACGCATCCGGCGTGGCACGGCATATCCATGCGCACTACGCGACATATCCCGCCTTGGCCGCTTGGATCTGCTCACGCCTGGCTGGTGTGTCCTACAGCGTCACCGTGCACGCACACGACCTTTACGTGGACCAATCTATGCTGAGCCGCAAACTCGACGGCGCCGATTTCATCGTCACGGTGTCCGAGTACAACCGCCGTCTACTGTCGAAGTACACCGTCACCCCGGTGCAGGTGATCCACTGCGGAATCAACACCGCCGCATACCAATTCCGCCCCCGTACCATCCCGGAACGCGGCGCCATCAGGGCACTGTGTGTGGCCTCACTTCAGGAGTACAAGGGCCACGAGGTGCTCCTCCGCGCACTGTCCCTCGGCGGGCCCGGCGTCGATCGGATCGAACTCGATCTGATCGGCAATGGACCGCTGGACAATGAATTGCAGGCGCTGGCGGCACAGCTCGGTCTCTCAAAGCGCGTCCGGTTCCAAGGCGGACAGTCCGAGGCAGCAGTGAAGCAAGCGTTGGCGGACGCGGACTTGTTCGTGTTGCCGAGTATCATCGCAGCCAACGGCCAGATGGAGGGCCTGCCGGTCGCCCTTATGGAGGCACTCGCGAGCGGAATACCAACGGTGTCAACAAGTTTGTCGGGAATCCCGGAACTGGTGGTACCCGAACAGACCGGGCTGTTGGCAAGGCCGGCGGACGCACAGAGCCTGCGTGACACCCTGGAACGGCTGATCGCGTCCGGCCCCGTCCTCGATGACTACGCCCGCGCCGGACGCCGCCTCGTCGAACAGCAATTCGACATCGCCTCTACCACGGCAGTATTGCGGGCACTCTTCGCCAAGGTCTAG
- a CDS encoding glycosyltransferase family 4 protein: MLTLIDGFRMGGAETLLAHLAVAMRDTEVEMDVVGLDRASVNAEKTMAILSEAGVHPHSLGVRRLLDPTGIPRLVREIRRGDYDLVHTHLEMAATFAVPAAKLTGRPVVCTFHHVTQRWPGRAHWREQIAAEAATLGDRVLFVSDASRTSWADVHRRGRIPRNWDVLHNGIDVTNFQPGEVKPAVRAELGGGPAPLVVLPAAFRFFKGIPVAIEAWPQVLRKHPDAILSLVGGGPDEAAFRKLVSDADLEQSIVFAGVRSDMPDVYRAADVVLLPSTFGENLPTVLIEASASGKAIAASRIGGIPDIILDEGTGLLFEPNEPAALAAAVNRLLDNPDLRKTLGQNAIERARNEFSSSSWARRLSNLYSDLVERKR, from the coding sequence GTGCTGACCCTGATCGATGGATTCCGGATGGGTGGCGCCGAAACGCTGCTGGCGCACTTGGCCGTCGCCATGCGCGACACCGAGGTCGAGATGGACGTCGTCGGCCTCGATCGTGCCTCGGTCAACGCCGAGAAGACGATGGCGATCCTGTCCGAAGCCGGCGTGCACCCTCACTCGCTGGGTGTACGCCGATTGCTGGATCCCACCGGTATTCCCCGCCTGGTGCGCGAGATCCGCAGGGGTGACTACGATCTCGTGCACACGCACCTTGAAATGGCGGCAACCTTCGCGGTGCCGGCAGCGAAGCTGACCGGCCGTCCGGTGGTATGTACGTTCCATCACGTCACGCAGCGCTGGCCCGGCCGCGCGCACTGGCGCGAGCAGATCGCGGCTGAAGCCGCGACGCTTGGCGATCGAGTGCTGTTCGTTTCCGACGCCAGCCGTACATCGTGGGCAGACGTGCACCGCCGAGGGCGCATCCCGAGAAACTGGGATGTGCTGCACAACGGAATCGACGTAACCAACTTTCAGCCCGGGGAGGTCAAGCCCGCGGTTCGCGCGGAATTGGGCGGTGGCCCCGCGCCGCTCGTCGTGTTACCTGCAGCGTTCCGCTTTTTCAAAGGCATCCCGGTGGCAATAGAGGCGTGGCCGCAGGTTTTGCGCAAACACCCCGACGCAATTCTTTCACTCGTCGGCGGTGGGCCCGACGAGGCCGCATTCCGGAAATTGGTCAGCGACGCCGACTTGGAGCAGTCGATCGTGTTCGCCGGCGTTCGGTCAGACATGCCGGACGTCTACCGCGCTGCCGATGTTGTGCTGCTGCCATCGACGTTCGGCGAGAATCTGCCCACTGTCCTGATCGAGGCGTCGGCGTCGGGTAAGGCCATCGCGGCATCACGCATCGGCGGCATCCCCGACATCATCCTCGATGAAGGAACTGGGCTGCTGTTCGAGCCCAATGAACCGGCAGCCCTGGCCGCTGCGGTGAATCGACTACTGGACAATCCTGACTTGCGAAAAACGCTGGGCCAAAACGCAATCGAGCGCGCGCGCAACGAATTCTCGTCAAGTTCGTGGGCCCGCCGACTCAGCAACCTCTACTCTGATCTGGTTGAGCGTAAGCGTTGA
- the efeO gene encoding iron uptake system protein EfeO, with translation MTRAANDATAVGTATVLLSLVAVSLAGCAPTPPPASDGKPGPHQITVAATDHECTLSKTSTETGRTDFVVTNNGTKVTEFYLYGAGARVLGDVHNIQPGQQRNLSVALNEPGYYFTACKPALIGDGISADFKVDGNPIAADRQDEAEQSYKRYVSNQTGALVTATAALVGAVKKGDVTGAQDLYPTARTYYERIAPVAQRFPNNLQTRIDLGPAEVHPDDKWTGFHRLERDLWLSGLQPDTNAVADKLLADVKELDSGLTSPEWAVSADEVVHGAQTVLATLAKEAITGGGEIFSHTDLWDVQAGVDGCRVGVGSVRPEVDQRSPELGKRIDQAFANVQGLLDRLQWNGGLGFGPYDRVAEPQRQELSRAIDALNIEVGQVPSTAASR, from the coding sequence ATGACCCGTGCTGCGAACGATGCCACGGCGGTCGGGACCGCCACCGTGTTGCTCAGCCTGGTCGCGGTGTCGCTGGCCGGGTGCGCACCCACGCCGCCACCGGCCTCCGACGGCAAACCAGGGCCCCACCAGATCACGGTGGCTGCAACCGATCATGAATGCACGCTGTCAAAAACCTCGACCGAGACGGGCCGGACCGACTTCGTTGTCACGAACAACGGCACCAAAGTGACCGAGTTCTACCTGTACGGTGCCGGCGCCCGGGTGCTGGGTGACGTCCACAACATTCAGCCGGGGCAGCAGCGAAACCTGTCCGTGGCCCTGAACGAACCCGGCTACTACTTCACGGCCTGCAAGCCCGCACTGATCGGCGACGGCATCAGCGCCGATTTCAAGGTTGACGGAAACCCCATTGCCGCGGACCGACAGGACGAGGCCGAGCAGAGCTACAAGCGATACGTCAGCAACCAGACCGGCGCCCTGGTGACCGCCACAGCGGCCCTTGTCGGCGCCGTCAAGAAGGGGGACGTCACCGGCGCTCAGGACCTGTACCCAACGGCACGGACGTACTACGAGCGCATTGCGCCTGTCGCACAGCGGTTTCCGAACAACCTCCAGACTCGGATCGACCTCGGCCCGGCCGAAGTGCATCCAGACGACAAATGGACCGGCTTCCACCGGCTGGAAAGGGATCTCTGGCTGAGCGGCCTACAACCTGATACCAACGCGGTGGCCGACAAGTTACTGGCCGACGTCAAAGAGCTCGATTCGGGTCTGACGAGTCCGGAATGGGCAGTCAGCGCCGACGAGGTGGTTCACGGCGCCCAGACCGTGCTGGCGACATTGGCCAAGGAAGCCATCACCGGTGGCGGTGAGATATTCAGTCACACCGATTTGTGGGACGTTCAGGCCGGCGTGGACGGTTGCCGCGTCGGGGTGGGTTCGGTACGGCCGGAAGTCGACCAACGTAGTCCCGAGCTCGGCAAGCGCATCGACCAGGCGTTTGCCAACGTTCAAGGATTGCTGGACAGACTGCAGTGGAACGGCGGCTTAGGCTTCGGACCCTACGACAGGGTGGCAGAGCCCCAGCGGCAAGAGCTTTCGCGCGCGATCGACGCGTTGAACATCGAGGTCGGCCAAGTGCCCAGCACTGCCGCCTCGCGATGA